The genomic DNA AAAACCAACGCGCCCTGTATCGTCTTCATCGATGAAATCGATGCGGTCGGTCGCAGTCGCGGTGCGGGTTTAGGCGGCGGTAACGACGAACGCGAACAAACCCTCAACCAACTTCTGACCGAAATGGACGGGTTTGAAGGCAATACCGGAATCATTATCATTGCCGCAACGAACCGCCCCGATGTCTTGGATGCAGCCCTGTTGCGTCCCGGTCGTTTCGATCGCCAAGTGGTCGTCGATCGCCCGGATTACGCCGGACGGGTGGAAATCCTCAACGTTCACGCTCGCGGTAAGACCTTGGGTAAAGATGTAGATTTAGAGCGCATCGCCCGCCGCACTCCCGGTTTTACCGGCGCGGATATGTCGAACTTGCTCAACGAAGCTGCAATTTTAGCCGCGCGCCGCAACTTGACAGAAATTTCGATGGATGAGATTAACGACGCGATCGATCGCGTTTTAGCTGGTCCTGAGAAGAAAGATCGCGTTATGAGCGAGAAGCGCAAGCAACTCGTCGCTTACCACGAAGCGGGACACGCCCTCGTCGGCGCGCTGATGCCCGATTACGACCCCGTACAAAAAATTAGTATCATTCCTCGCGGTCGCGCTGGCGGTTTGACCTGGTTCACGCCGAGCGAAGAACGCATGGATTCGGGGCTTTACTCCCGCGCTTACCTGCAAAATCAAATGGCGGTTGCTTTGGGCGGTCGCGTTGCTGAAGAAATCATCTTCGGCGAAGAAGAAGTGACGACCGGAGCAGCCAGCGATTTACAACAAGTCGCCCGCGTCGCTCGCCAGATGGTGATGCGCTTTGGGATGAGCGAGCGCCTCGGCCCGGTGGCTTTGGGTCGCCAGAGCGGTAACGTTTTCTTAGGACGAGAAATTGCGAGCGATCGCGACTTTTCCGACGAAACCGCCGCAACCATCGATGAGGAAGTTCGTCAACTCGTCGATCGCGCTTATACTCGCGCCCGACAAGTGTTAGATGAGAACCGAGGACTGCTTGACAAATTGGCAGATATGTTAGTTGAAAAAGAAACAGTGGATGCCGATGAACTGCAAGAGTTGCTCGCTAACAACGATGTGAAGATGGCAGCGATCGCTTAATTTCCATCTAACCTCAAATTTTCCGTCAACCTCGATTTCCTATTCTGAGAAGTCGAGGTTATTTTATTCTTTTCAACTGCTTTTTAGAGTCGTTCGTTAATAACTGCTGAGTGTTCGCCGATCGCTGTTATACCAATTCTCCAAGTTCGGACGATACATCTTGAGGCTGAAACCCCTAATATATCTAGTTTTCTTCATTTTTAATTTTTAATTGGTATTAACTGTTCGCTAATCACAGATAACTGCGTCGGTCGATAGGTGCGAATGAAGTTGGATACGAGATCTCGTTCTGCAACCGTCGGTGTTGCCAAACATCCAGCCGTTCCCGCCTGACCGTTATTTTTGAAGGCTGAAGGGTCGTAGTGCAAGCCGAGACCGCTACGTTCCGTAGAGAAGGTCGGTGTAATCGCAGACCAAGCGCCGCCAAACTCGCCCCCGACGTTGATAACGCTGCCGGGATTGTCAAAGCGATAAACTCCAAACGGAAGCGGCGTTTGCGAACCGGCGCGATTCGAGGGCGTTTGTTGACCGGCGCGCCCGGAGACGGCACGAACGGTTTTAACCGTATTGCCGCTGTCGTCCACGAGCCGCACGCTGTAAACTTGAAGGCCATTGCCGATGGTTTCATTCGTCTGCGTTGCGATAATTTCTGCTGCTGTTGCTGAGGAAGAAGCGATCGCGACGGTGAAAGCAGTTGTTGTTAGGAGTTGCAAAAATTTCATGATTTCCTGTAAATGCGGGACGCTCGATCGCCACAGCACAACCAGCCCGTTCGATAGCATCGAAACGAACAGATGAGTTGATTGAAACGAGTAGAATGAGCTAGCTTTAGAGCTTTCGGTCAATTCAGGCAGATGCGGTGCTGAGAATTGCTGAGAGCGCGAGCGTCGATTGTTGTGTTACTTAGGACTACAATTCAGGAATGATGTTTTACGGGAAACTCGGAGGGTATTTGTCGCACCGTAAAAAAGTTTTAAGGACAGAGAGAAACGCGAACCCCGATCGCCGCAGTCACCCTCTTGGGGGAGTATAATTGCAGCAAAGATCGCCGACGCGATCGATTTTTTAGGCACTGTACGTTGCGCTACGGCAAATAAAGCACCCTTTAATGCAGGCAGGATCGATGGATAAGACAAACACTAAGAAGCGAAGTCTCAACAAGCGGTTTGGTGCAGCGCTGGCTGTTGCAGCGCTGGTCGAACTCGCGGGAGGAATCAGTCTCCCTCAAACCGCGATCGCTCAAAACAATCCTTCCCAGGGAAGCCAAAAAAGACCTCCCGTTTGCCGTCCCGCCGTATTATCGGGCTTTACGCGCTGCAACTATGAAGGCGGCGATAACTACGTGGGCTATCTCGTTAATGGCTTGCCCAGCGGTCGCGGTACTTTTGTCTATGCTGGCGGCAATCGTTACGAGGGCGAGTTTCGTAACGGTCTTCCTAACGGGCGAGGACGCTTTATCTTCCAAGACGATGCTCGTTATGAAGGAAATTTTATCGATGGCGTGTTCCGGTCGGGACGAGCAATTTACCCCAACGGCGATGTTTATGATGGAACCTTTACCGTCGTTCGGGACGTGAGTTCTGGCGAAGTCAGCAGTCAGCCGGGAGGACGGGGAACTTTTAGGTTTGCCAACGGTAGCCGCTATGTCGGGGAGTTCTTTGCGGGGCAACCGTTTGGTAAAGGAACCTTTATTCATGTCGTCGATGGCAGAGAACGCGGACGCTGCCAAGGTCAGTTTTTCAATCAGGCTTTGGATGGTAAAGGAACTTGCACCTATCCGAATGGCGATCGCTACGTTGGGGAATATCGGCAAGCTTTGCCGCATGGAACGGGGACGCTGTACCGCACGAATGGCACGCGATTCCGAGGCTTGTTCCGCGATAGCGAACCCTTCAGACCGTCACAGGAAACCAATTCTTAGCGCGAGATGCGATCGCCTCGATAATTGCTCGATAATTAAAGGCGATCGCGTCCCCTACTTTCCACAACCGAAGATTCAGCACCAAGCGTATGAAATCCTTTCAAATTGGGTCGCTTTTCTCGATCGCGGTATCGGCAGCCCTCACGGTCAATCCCGCCTTTGCCTTACCGGGCGAGCGTACCGAAGCCGTCTTAACCTGGATGAATGCTAACCCCACTTTACAGCCAACCACGGGTAATAGCTTGACCGTTCGACGAGAAGATACGCCCTCTCGACGCTTTCGCTTCCAAGCTTCTGCCCTTCCGCCGGGGCGCATCAGCGTTCCCACGACTCCCGGACGCATTCGCAGCGAAAAGTTCGAGATCGTCGATATCGTTAACGGCGTACCAATGCAGCGCTTAGAAGAGTCCCTACGCGCGATCTACGGCTTGGATATCTATAATGACTATGCCCTCGCGTCTTTGCTCTACAGCTACCCCCATGCTGATACCCTAGAGCAAGGGCGGCGGCAGAATCTTCCCTCCCTCGGGGCGCAGCGAGGCGAACTGCGCGAAGGCAAGCGTTTTGCTTACTGGGTTGAAGTAACTTACGCTGAGGACGGAAAACCGTTGAACGGTCAGGTGACGCTATTGCTGAAAGACGATTTAGAGAAACTGGCTTCTGAATTGCGCGATCGCTAATTTTTACGGTTTGACACTCCCTTGGGAATGCTTTTGGGTAGGAAGCGACGGTTATTCGCCCAGTTTTCGAGCGATCGGATTGTCTTTATTCTTAACGCTGTCTCTCAAAATCTTCAATTTGTTTGTTCCGTTCGTCGTTCGGGTTCTTGATATTTTTTTTCGGGAACAAACCCAGCATAAAATTATTGAGAGTAGTTCGAGTTTGCACGCTTGCGCCGCTTAACGGTTGCGGTAAAAACTTATCGCCAAAACCGATAAAAACGACTGCGAGTATAAAAGGAATAATAAAATTAAGAGGTTTTCTTTCCATAAACGATCTCACTCAACTAAAAAACGCTATAAGTAGCCTGCCCTAAATTTCCTGCGTCATGTAACGAAATGTAAATCATTGATATCCAGTCAGAGCAAGAATTTGAGCGTTTTGGCATAGTTGAGTATTTCTGGGGCAGGCTACTTAGTTCACTTTATTTGCGATCGTTTCGTTGCACACCCGGTAGGGGTACTCGACACCAAAACTCGATTTCGTCCCATTGCCTTCGCTTGGTATAGCACGACATCGGCTGATTTTGGCGCTGTGCCATATTTAGTAATAGCTCTAGATCCTGGATGGATTTGCGCCGCGTAGTAGTGCCAGTTAGCTCATCAATTTCTGCAAATCTGTGTAGGATTCGGGTTCGTTCCAGCCGATTCAGGATACGGGCAATTAGTTCGGGCCCGATAATCGGTTTCTGTATGTAGTCATCTGCACCTACAGCAAACACCTGATGTACGATCGCAGTATCATTATGGCCTGAGAGAAACAGCACGGGCAACTCACTCCAGCGTGGGTCGCTGCGAACCACCTGGCAGAGTTCAATACCGCTAAAATCAGGCATTTCTACATCTAAAATCAACAAGTCAGGCGTACTGGCTTGGAGTGTCTGCCAGAATAGCTTAGGGTCTGCCAAAGTTCTAACGTGAAAACCCCACGGTTCCAGCAGATTGGACAAAGCTGCTAGTACCTGAAGATCGTCATCGACAATTAGGATTCTGGCTTCCGGTTTCTGGGTGCGTTTGAGTTCCTGAGACACTGCTTTCACAATTTCTTCTGGGCTAATTGGTTTCTCTAAAAAGACATTTCCGCCCAAACGCGCTACTTCTACCCGATCGCTTAACTGATTGCGTGCTGTCAACACTAACACCGGAATCCTGGGATCTCGTTGCGCCAGTTCAGCTAGTAGAGTCAGTCCGTTCTCTGTCGTGTGGGGAAAGGTGAGGTCTAGGACAATAGCATCAGGTGGATGGCGCGCAATCGATTTTCTTGCAGCCGTTGGGTCTGTTGCTACTTCTACCTGAAAACCCCAAACGATCGCTTCCCTTTTGACCTCTTCGGCCAACACTACATCATCATCGACCACCAGCAACCGACCCGACCTCATCTTTAAAGGGGGATTCGTCGCCGTTGTAGATGGCTTGTCTTCCACAGCTTGCTTGAGACGCACCACCAATTCTTCCAGTTGCCGCGCCTCATTTTCGCCCAAAGACTCTAAGCTTAGCAACTGTTCGATCTGCCGCGCCACCTCCGAACCTTTTGGGAAGCCAAATGAACCCAGCGAACCAATCAAGCGATGCGCCTCCATCCGAGCAGAAGTTCGCAGTCCCAGATCGAGATTTCCGGTAGAGATTTGGGCGATCGCTCGATCGAACAGCACGATATGCGATTCTAAAGTTTGTTTGAATGTATCCCATACTTGTTGAATAACTGCCTGCACTTTGGCTTGAGCTTCGCGCTTGTCTGCGGTCGCCATCGCAGCATTCTGCGTCTTTTCTGGAGAAATCGTTGGCGAGAGGGAATCTTTCGGTAGTTGTTTGAGTCGATAACCCAATCCGTATACTGTCTCAATCAAATCTCTAGTCATTCCCGCTGCTTTTAGCTTCTGGCGCAGACCTTTGATTTGAGTGGAAACGGCTTCCTCTTGTGGAAATTCACCACTATACCAGATGCGGTCTAGGATGGCACTGCGGCTGAAAATACGTCGGGGATTGCGGAGAAAAAGCTCTAGTATGCTGAACTCTTTCGGGGTCAGGTGTAAGGCTTTTCCGCTATAAGTAACTTGAATGGCATCGGGGTCAAGCTGAAGCTTTTCCCAGGTCAACATAGTCAGTAAGCTAGAACTTCCCCTTCGCAGTAAAGCCTGAATCCGAGCGATTAATTCTGACATTTCATAAGGCTTGACCAGATAATCATCGGCTCCTGCTTCTAAA from Oscillatoria sp. FACHB-1406 includes the following:
- a CDS encoding SH3 domain-containing protein produces the protein MLSNGLVVLWRSSVPHLQEIMKFLQLLTTTAFTVAIASSSATAAEIIATQTNETIGNGLQVYSVRLVDDSGNTVKTVRAVSGRAGQQTPSNRAGSQTPLPFGVYRFDNPGSVINVGGEFGGAWSAITPTFSTERSGLGLHYDPSAFKNNGQAGTAGCLATPTVAERDLVSNFIRTYRPTQLSVISEQLIPIKN
- a CDS encoding response regulator, which produces MKILLVEDDETTANVLAQELTTHHYTVEIAADGQMALALAQDLHYDLLVLDIVLPKLDGISLCRRLRSHGLQMPILLLSAKDSTSDRVIGLEAGADDYLVKPYEMSELIARIQALLRRGSSSLLTMLTWEKLQLDPDAIQVTYSGKALHLTPKEFSILELFLRNPRRIFSRSAILDRIWYSGEFPQEEAVSTQIKGLRQKLKAAGMTRDLIETVYGLGYRLKQLPKDSLSPTISPEKTQNAAMATADKREAQAKVQAVIQQVWDTFKQTLESHIVLFDRAIAQISTGNLDLGLRTSARMEAHRLIGSLGSFGFPKGSEVARQIEQLLSLESLGENEARQLEELVVRLKQAVEDKPSTTATNPPLKMRSGRLLVVDDDVVLAEEVKREAIVWGFQVEVATDPTAARKSIARHPPDAIVLDLTFPHTTENGLTLLAELAQRDPRIPVLVLTARNQLSDRVEVARLGGNVFLEKPISPEEIVKAVSQELKRTQKPEARILIVDDDLQVLAALSNLLEPWGFHVRTLADPKLFWQTLQASTPDLLILDVEMPDFSGIELCQVVRSDPRWSELPVLFLSGHNDTAIVHQVFAVGADDYIQKPIIGPELIARILNRLERTRILHRFAEIDELTGTTTRRKSIQDLELLLNMAQRQNQPMSCYTKRRQWDEIEFWCRVPLPGVQRNDRK
- a CDS encoding MORN motif-containing protein produces the protein MDKTNTKKRSLNKRFGAALAVAALVELAGGISLPQTAIAQNNPSQGSQKRPPVCRPAVLSGFTRCNYEGGDNYVGYLVNGLPSGRGTFVYAGGNRYEGEFRNGLPNGRGRFIFQDDARYEGNFIDGVFRSGRAIYPNGDVYDGTFTVVRDVSSGEVSSQPGGRGTFRFANGSRYVGEFFAGQPFGKGTFIHVVDGRERGRCQGQFFNQALDGKGTCTYPNGDRYVGEYRQALPHGTGTLYRTNGTRFRGLFRDSEPFRPSQETNS
- the ftsH3 gene encoding ATP-dependent zinc metalloprotease FtsH3, which produces MNKNKKWRNAGLYALLLIVVLALGATFLDSEREVRKTWNYTQFVQAVQKGQVERVQLSADRSRAKFDSQDGTKVEVILPRDDGLIDILTTNKVDIAIVPPNNEGALLRTLSGLFFPILLLVGLFFLLRRAQSGPGSQAMNFGKSKARVQMEPQTQVTFGDVAGIEQAKLELSEVVDFLKNADRFTAVGAKIPKGVLLVGPPGTGKTLLARAVAGEAGVPFFSISGSEFVEMFVGVGASRVRDLFEQAKTNAPCIVFIDEIDAVGRSRGAGLGGGNDEREQTLNQLLTEMDGFEGNTGIIIIAATNRPDVLDAALLRPGRFDRQVVVDRPDYAGRVEILNVHARGKTLGKDVDLERIARRTPGFTGADMSNLLNEAAILAARRNLTEISMDEINDAIDRVLAGPEKKDRVMSEKRKQLVAYHEAGHALVGALMPDYDPVQKISIIPRGRAGGLTWFTPSEERMDSGLYSRAYLQNQMAVALGGRVAEEIIFGEEEVTTGAASDLQQVARVARQMVMRFGMSERLGPVALGRQSGNVFLGREIASDRDFSDETAATIDEEVRQLVDRAYTRARQVLDENRGLLDKLADMLVEKETVDADELQELLANNDVKMAAIA